A genome region from Chitinophagales bacterium includes the following:
- a CDS encoding DUF5615 family PIN-like protein, with protein MKFLADEGVDKQIVILLRENKFDVKYIAEENSGIEDTEILKIANKENRILITRDKDFGEIVFRTKKLHNGIILSRLFKLNSFEKAQLILKVILNLGNELTGAFTVIQRDKIRLKKQQS; from the coding sequence ATGAAATTTTTAGCTGATGAAGGAGTTGATAAGCAAATCGTGATTCTCTTAAGGGAAAATAAATTTGACGTAAAATATATTGCTGAAGAAAACTCAGGTATTGAAGATACCGAAATTCTAAAAATTGCAAATAAGGAAAATAGAATTCTGATTACTAGGGATAAAGATTTTGGAGAGATAGTTTTCAGGACAAAAAAATTACATAACGGCATCATCCTCTCAAGGCTATTTAAACTAAATTCTTTTGAAAAAGCTCAGTTGATTTTAAAAGTAATTCTTAATCTCGGAAATGAACTTACTGGTGCATTCACAGTAATTCAGAGAGATAAAATCAGGCTAAAAAAGCAGCAATCATAA
- a CDS encoding DUF433 domain-containing protein encodes MKENSDIIEINPNIMLGKPVIKGTRITVELILEELSAGKTHKELLEAYPNLSNEGILAALAFASKSLKGEKTYIPFNLIQDLDNLGGEKDYNLSA; translated from the coding sequence ATGAAAGAAAATTCCGATATAATTGAAATCAACCCCAACATCATGTTGGGAAAACCTGTTATTAAAGGGACAAGAATAACTGTTGAACTCATTTTAGAAGAATTATCTGCTGGAAAAACTCACAAAGAATTGCTTGAGGCATATCCCAATTTAAGCAATGAAGGAATTCTTGCAGCTTTAGCATTTGCATCTAAATCATTGAAAGGAGAGAAAACTTATATTCCCTTTAACTTAATTCAAGACTTAGATAATTTAGGAGGAGAAAAAGACTACAATCTATCAGCATGA
- a CDS encoding DUF6088 family protein has translation MEEIAAAIAKRDKARIVPTGSFALNALGLSTQVPLKAVYLTDGAARIIKIGKRTIQFKKTTPKSLSAKGPVSKLVIQGLKAIGKDKISPDEERKVLKLLRKEKPEYLEHDILLAPEWIRKITRKVRTNE, from the coding sequence GTGGAAGAAATAGCAGCAGCCATTGCAAAACGTGATAAAGCGCGCATTGTACCCACTGGTAGCTTTGCGCTCAATGCTCTGGGACTTTCAACTCAGGTACCGCTAAAAGCGGTTTACCTTACAGATGGTGCCGCACGGATAATAAAAATTGGCAAGCGAACCATACAATTCAAGAAAACAACACCCAAGAGCCTATCGGCAAAAGGGCCTGTCAGCAAATTGGTAATTCAGGGCTTAAAGGCTATCGGCAAGGACAAAATAAGTCCTGATGAGGAAAGAAAAGTACTAAAATTGCTTCGAAAAGAGAAACCTGAATATTTGGAGCATGATATCTTGCTTGCTCCCGAATGGATTCGAAAAATAACGCGTAAAGTACGAACAAATGAATAG
- the recJ gene encoding single-stranded-DNA-specific exonuclease RecJ produces the protein MPENRWTFKTFDAQKAEILQQELGVHPIICQLLVQRGIETYDAAHRFFRPSMEHLHDPFLMKNMEKAVDRLEEALKNEERILVYGDYDVDGTTSVALVYAFLKDFFPDRIDYYIPDRYREGYGISLAGIDFAAENNFSLVIALDCGVKAIEQMNYANEKGLDFIICDHHLPGTELPKAFALLDPKQADCNYPYKELSGCGLGFKLMQAFAERLNIPFELLEKQLDLVAVSIAADIVPITGENRVLAYFGLKRINKNPRPGLLAMIEQAVLKKDLNITNLVFVIAPRINAAGRMSSGKNAVRLLVAESPKEIDQLSFLLEEKNTERKTTDKQITQQALEMIRESPGLINKKTTVLWHETWHKGVIGIVASRLIENYHRPTIVFTESNGMATGSARSVKGFSIYEAIEACSDLLEQFGGHKYAAGLSVKKENLTAFSEKFEMVVSETIPEKCLSPEIEIDAELGLDLATDQKFYTLIEQFAPFGPGNMRPVFISRHLKDARYSKIVKEEHLKLDVMQNDTYRASGIAFQQSKHFKRISKGTRFSLVYSLDLNEWNGNSNIQLMVKDLKFEDDEAKS, from the coding sequence ATGCCTGAAAACAGATGGACATTTAAAACTTTTGATGCACAGAAAGCTGAAATACTTCAGCAGGAATTGGGTGTGCATCCCATTATTTGCCAATTGCTGGTACAAAGAGGCATTGAAACCTATGATGCCGCACATCGTTTTTTTCGTCCATCAATGGAGCATCTGCACGATCCTTTTTTGATGAAAAACATGGAAAAGGCTGTTGACCGCCTGGAAGAAGCTTTAAAAAATGAAGAGCGCATTTTGGTCTATGGCGATTATGATGTGGATGGAACCACCTCCGTGGCTTTGGTATATGCTTTCCTGAAAGACTTTTTCCCAGATCGAATTGATTACTACATTCCCGATCGCTACAGGGAAGGCTATGGCATTTCTTTAGCTGGGATAGATTTTGCCGCTGAAAATAACTTTTCCCTCGTTATTGCGCTGGACTGTGGAGTGAAAGCTATTGAGCAAATGAATTATGCCAATGAAAAAGGACTGGATTTTATTATTTGTGATCACCATTTACCTGGTACTGAACTGCCAAAAGCCTTTGCCCTGCTTGACCCCAAACAGGCGGATTGCAATTATCCCTATAAGGAATTGAGTGGTTGCGGCCTGGGCTTTAAATTGATGCAGGCATTTGCCGAACGATTGAATATTCCTTTTGAACTGCTGGAAAAACAACTGGACCTGGTTGCGGTGAGTATTGCTGCCGATATTGTGCCCATAACCGGGGAAAACCGTGTATTGGCCTATTTTGGACTAAAGCGCATTAATAAAAATCCGCGCCCCGGATTATTGGCCATGATCGAACAAGCTGTGTTGAAAAAAGACCTGAATATTACCAACCTGGTTTTTGTCATTGCACCCCGCATTAATGCAGCGGGCAGAATGTCTTCCGGTAAAAATGCCGTAAGGCTGTTGGTTGCAGAAAGTCCAAAAGAAATAGATCAACTCTCTTTTTTGCTGGAAGAGAAGAATACCGAACGCAAAACAACAGATAAGCAAATCACACAACAAGCGCTGGAAATGATCCGGGAATCACCCGGGTTGATCAATAAAAAAACGACTGTGCTGTGGCACGAAACCTGGCACAAAGGTGTGATCGGCATCGTTGCTTCCCGCCTAATTGAAAATTACCACAGGCCAACAATAGTATTTACTGAAAGCAATGGCATGGCCACAGGGTCGGCACGCTCGGTAAAAGGCTTTAGCATTTATGAAGCCATAGAAGCCTGCAGCGATTTGCTTGAGCAGTTTGGCGGACATAAATATGCCGCAGGTTTGAGCGTTAAAAAAGAAAACCTGACTGCATTCAGCGAAAAATTTGAAATGGTTGTTTCTGAAACAATTCCTGAAAAATGCCTTAGTCCCGAAATCGAAATTGATGCAGAATTGGGTTTAGACCTGGCTACTGATCAAAAATTCTACACTTTGATAGAACAATTTGCCCCTTTTGGGCCGGGCAATATGCGGCCAGTGTTTATCAGTAGGCACTTAAAGGATGCGCGGTATTCCAAAATTGTAAAAGAAGAACATCTAAAACTGGATGTCATGCAGAATGATACTTACCGGGCAAGCGGAATCGCATTTCAGCAGTCGAAACATTTCAAGAGAATTTCAAAAGGAACGCGTTTTTCACTGGTCTATTCATTGGATTTAAACGAGTGGAACGGAAACAGCAATATACAATTAATGGTCAAAGACCTTAAATTTGAAGATGATGAAGCTAAGAGCTGA
- the kynU gene encoding kynureninase — protein sequence MSEEKIEKTEGENFSMRDQFHIPRENGKKLVYFCGNSLGLQPKSTKYLIRQELEDWKNLGVEGHFNAQNPWFKYHHFFKGAAKLVGAKEKEVVLMNSLSVNLHLMLVSFYRPKGNRYKIMMEAGAFPSDQYAVESQVKFHGYDYDDAVIEVQPRKGEHCLRPEDILDEIHKHKEELALVLFSGVQYYTGQFFDLKSITKAAHEAGALAGFDLAHAAGNVPLQLHDWQVDFAVWCTYKYLNSGPGAVGGVFVHEKHGKNKELPRFAGWWGNAESERFKMKKGFVPQEGAAGWQLSNAQVFNMIAHKASLELFNEAGMEKLRVKSLQLTGLLEQLIQDNPGLEIITPKDPGQRGCQLSILTGKNGKKIFEEMRKQGIIADWREPNVIRVAPVPMYNTEEEVRQFAKIINKINA from the coding sequence ATGTCTGAAGAAAAAATTGAGAAGACTGAGGGGGAGAATTTCAGTATGCGCGATCAATTTCATATTCCCCGTGAAAACGGAAAAAAGCTGGTGTATTTTTGTGGAAATTCTCTGGGATTGCAGCCCAAATCCACCAAATATTTAATTCGACAGGAGCTGGAAGACTGGAAAAATTTGGGTGTAGAAGGACATTTCAATGCACAGAATCCCTGGTTTAAATACCATCATTTTTTCAAAGGGGCAGCCAAGCTTGTGGGGGCAAAGGAAAAAGAAGTGGTGCTGATGAACAGCCTCTCGGTCAACTTGCATTTGATGTTGGTCAGCTTTTACCGCCCCAAAGGGAATCGCTACAAAATCATGATGGAAGCAGGGGCTTTTCCCTCCGATCAATATGCGGTGGAAAGTCAGGTGAAATTTCACGGCTACGATTATGATGATGCAGTGATTGAAGTGCAGCCAAGAAAAGGCGAGCATTGCCTGCGCCCCGAGGATATTTTGGATGAAATTCATAAGCACAAAGAAGAGCTAGCACTGGTTTTGTTCAGCGGAGTACAATATTATACCGGGCAATTTTTCGATCTAAAATCCATCACCAAAGCTGCGCATGAGGCAGGGGCATTGGCCGGATTTGATTTGGCCCATGCTGCCGGAAATGTTCCTTTGCAATTGCACGATTGGCAGGTGGATTTTGCCGTGTGGTGTACCTACAAATATTTAAACAGCGGTCCCGGAGCGGTGGGGGGCGTTTTTGTGCACGAAAAACACGGTAAGAACAAGGAGTTGCCACGCTTCGCGGGATGGTGGGGCAATGCCGAAAGCGAGCGTTTTAAAATGAAAAAGGGATTTGTGCCACAGGAAGGCGCAGCCGGTTGGCAATTGAGCAATGCGCAGGTTTTTAATATGATTGCGCACAAAGCTTCGCTGGAATTGTTTAATGAGGCGGGTATGGAAAAACTAAGGGTTAAAAGCCTACAATTGACCGGATTGTTGGAACAATTGATTCAGGATAATCCAGGTCTTGAAATCATTACGCCCAAAGATCCGGGACAAAGAGGGTGTCAGCTATCGATTTTGACGGGTAAAAACGGCAAAAAGATTTTTGAGGAAATGCGCAAACAAGGCATAATTGCTGATTGGCGAGAGCCCAATGTGATTCGCGTGGCACCAGTGCCCATGTACAATACGGAAGAGGAAGTGAGACAGTTTGCAAAAATTATAAACAAGATTAATGCGTAA
- the porV gene encoding type IX secretion system outer membrane channel protein PorV, whose protein sequence is MKKFTLAILLFILGFCIITKAQNNLPGLSKNGQAIPITTAVPFLSIVPDARSGAMGDAGIATTPDVNASYHNLAKLALVDKPIGVSINYVPWLRSLVKDIHMAHVTGYYKFKEDQAISASLKYFSLGQIQFTDINGNETGQFKPNEFAFDLGYSRLLGKGFSTGLALRFIYSNLAAGQVTSGVTAQPALGAAADITFYYEKDIKVGDLNSKLSLGLVFNDIGSKITYTQSTVRDFIPMRMGLGGGYHIDVDDYNRISIVADAKKLLVPTPSDIDEDGNGIYDYREKSVPAGLFGSFADAPGGGQEELQEIYYSLGLEYWYDKQFAVRAGYFHENRFKGNRKFVTVGVGLRYSVFGIDFSYLVPTNAVRNPLDNTFRFSLIFDFESFGAETQQATPVD, encoded by the coding sequence ATGAAAAAATTTACCCTTGCAATATTGTTGTTTATTTTAGGTTTTTGCATTATTACGAAAGCTCAAAATAATCTGCCCGGCCTTTCCAAAAATGGACAGGCAATTCCAATCACAACAGCAGTTCCATTTCTTTCTATAGTACCAGATGCACGTTCTGGAGCTATGGGTGATGCCGGAATAGCTACAACACCCGATGTAAATGCCTCTTATCACAACCTTGCAAAACTGGCTTTAGTTGATAAGCCAATAGGTGTGTCTATAAATTATGTGCCCTGGCTTCGTAGTTTGGTGAAAGATATCCATATGGCGCATGTCACTGGCTATTATAAATTTAAAGAAGACCAGGCTATTTCCGCTTCATTAAAGTATTTTTCGCTTGGTCAAATTCAATTTACTGATATTAATGGCAATGAAACCGGTCAGTTCAAGCCCAATGAATTTGCCTTCGATCTGGGTTATTCCCGTTTGTTGGGAAAAGGTTTTAGTACAGGTCTGGCTCTACGATTCATATACTCCAATCTTGCTGCGGGGCAAGTTACAAGCGGTGTTACCGCACAACCTGCGCTGGGTGCTGCTGCCGATATCACTTTTTATTATGAAAAAGATATAAAAGTTGGCGATTTAAATTCAAAACTATCACTTGGCTTGGTTTTCAATGATATTGGTAGCAAAATCACATACACACAATCTACTGTACGTGATTTTATCCCTATGAGAATGGGGCTTGGCGGTGGCTATCATATAGATGTAGATGATTACAACCGCATAAGCATTGTCGCAGATGCAAAAAAATTATTAGTGCCCACACCATCTGATATTGATGAAGATGGCAATGGTATTTATGACTATCGTGAAAAATCTGTTCCGGCAGGTTTGTTTGGATCTTTTGCTGATGCACCAGGAGGAGGTCAGGAGGAACTTCAGGAGATATATTATTCCCTTGGTCTTGAATATTGGTACGACAAACAATTTGCTGTGAGAGCCGGCTATTTTCATGAAAATCGCTTTAAAGGAAACCGCAAATTTGTTACAGTAGGTGTTGGCTTACGCTACAGCGTGTTTGGTATTGATTTCTCTTACCTAGTGCCTACCAATGCAGTTAGAAATCCCCTGGACAATACTTTCCGCTTCTCTTTAATATTTGATTTTGAATCCTTTGGTGCTGAAACCCAGCAAGCTACCCCGGTAGATTAA
- a CDS encoding NAD(P)/FAD-dependent oxidoreductase, with the protein MRKKIAITGAGLVGSLWTLFLGQKGYAVDVFERRPDMRKKGADSGRSINLALSRRGLKALEKVGLLEEVKKMAIPMHGRLIHELDGSTHLQPYGREGEFINSISRGGLNKLLVENAEKLENVNFHFEQPCEGFDKDNLQLLVDGKSLDYDLVFGTDGAFSAIRSTMQRTDRFDYEQKYLAHGYKELSIKPNADGSFKMENNALHIWPRKKFMLIALPNQDGSFTCTLFLAFEGSVSFEQLKDEASVNAFFEEYFPDAKALMPHLTEEFFENPTSSLVTVKCFPWTYGDKYCLLGDAAHAIVPFYGQGMNAGFEDCYLLDEMWENNSEKWPEMINTFGQMRKPDGDAIADLALHNFIEMRDLVADEQFLLQKKIEKAIQEKYPNDFKPMYSLVTFSDVSYSEAWQKGQQYNRYFQNRKNNLKEIVEKIDRGEADEILEKIFNELVNTGN; encoded by the coding sequence ATGCGTAAAAAAATAGCCATTACAGGAGCAGGATTGGTGGGGTCGCTGTGGACCTTATTTCTCGGACAAAAAGGATATGCTGTGGATGTTTTCGAACGCAGGCCCGATATGCGCAAAAAAGGAGCAGACTCAGGTCGTTCCATCAACTTGGCACTGAGCAGAAGAGGATTGAAAGCACTGGAAAAAGTAGGCTTGCTGGAGGAGGTGAAAAAAATGGCCATTCCCATGCATGGACGGCTCATTCACGAATTGGACGGCAGCACACATTTGCAGCCTTATGGCAGGGAAGGTGAGTTTATCAATTCCATTTCAAGGGGCGGATTGAATAAATTGCTGGTGGAAAATGCCGAAAAGTTGGAGAATGTCAATTTCCATTTTGAGCAGCCTTGCGAAGGATTTGATAAGGACAATTTGCAATTATTGGTTGATGGAAAATCGCTTGATTACGATTTGGTCTTTGGCACTGATGGCGCATTTTCAGCCATTCGAAGCACCATGCAGCGTACCGACCGCTTTGATTATGAGCAAAAATATCTGGCGCATGGCTACAAAGAACTGAGCATTAAGCCCAATGCAGATGGCAGTTTTAAAATGGAGAATAATGCCCTGCATATTTGGCCGCGCAAAAAGTTTATGTTGATTGCCCTGCCCAATCAGGATGGGAGTTTTACCTGTACGCTGTTCCTCGCTTTTGAAGGCTCTGTTTCATTTGAGCAGTTGAAAGATGAAGCTTCGGTCAATGCTTTTTTTGAGGAATATTTTCCCGATGCTAAAGCTTTAATGCCGCATTTGACAGAAGAATTTTTTGAAAATCCGACTTCAAGTCTGGTAACAGTTAAATGTTTCCCCTGGACCTATGGCGATAAATATTGCCTGCTGGGCGATGCGGCACATGCCATTGTGCCCTTTTACGGACAGGGCATGAATGCCGGTTTTGAAGATTGTTATCTGTTGGATGAAATGTGGGAAAATAATTCCGAAAAATGGCCGGAGATGATCAATACTTTTGGACAAATGCGCAAACCCGATGGTGATGCCATTGCTGATTTGGCCCTGCACAATTTCATTGAAATGCGCGATTTGGTGGCCGATGAACAATTCCTTTTGCAAAAGAAGATTGAAAAAGCCATTCAGGAAAAATACCCCAATGATTTCAAACCCATGTATTCACTCGTAACCTTTAGCGATGTCTCCTATTCAGAAGCCTGGCAAAAAGGACAGCAGTACAATCGCTATTTTCAAAACAGGAAGAATAATTTGAAAGAGATTGTCGAGAAAATTGATAGGGGTGAGGCTGATGAAATTTTAGAGAAAATATTCAATGAGTTGGTCAATACTGGCAATTAA
- a CDS encoding iron-containing alcohol dehydrogenase — MSFSDQRYTYTFPTTIRFGNGVIDELPAYIKSNKLTKPLLVTDATIAELPFFKEILKDLSGENLDVEVFSEMHKNPVKSDVLKGGDFYHQTNRDCIIGIGGGVALDVARAIVLRVNHHRDLFDYDDLIGGDKYVTESVPHFVAVPTTSGTGSEVGRSAIISEDESKKKRILFSPKLLAKQVFADPLLTKNLPPFITAATGMDALTHNMEAYLAKNYHPMCDGIALQGMKLIAESIVPATQQSDLESRAKMLLASMMGAIAFQKGLGVVHSLAHPLSGLLDTHHGLANAVNLPYGMAFNYNGFEDRFDDMAIALGLGYGKGAEIPEYLFKLNDELGLPKKLGEIDVKEAHIPELTRLAVADFCHPNNPKPVSRGDFEKLYREAL, encoded by the coding sequence ATGAGTTTTTCTGATCAACGCTATACCTACACCTTTCCTACAACCATTCGCTTTGGCAATGGAGTAATAGATGAACTGCCAGCTTATATCAAATCAAATAAGCTGACAAAACCTTTGCTGGTAACTGATGCTACTATTGCAGAATTGCCTTTTTTCAAAGAGATTCTTAAAGACCTTAGCGGTGAAAATTTGGATGTAGAGGTTTTTTCTGAAATGCATAAAAACCCTGTAAAATCTGATGTGCTGAAAGGAGGTGATTTTTATCACCAAACCAATCGGGATTGTATTATCGGCATTGGTGGTGGAGTGGCTCTTGATGTAGCACGTGCTATAGTTTTGCGTGTAAATCATCACCGTGATCTTTTTGATTATGACGATCTAATAGGAGGAGATAAATATGTGACAGAATCTGTGCCCCATTTTGTAGCAGTGCCTACCACGTCAGGTACTGGAAGTGAGGTAGGAAGAAGTGCTATTATTTCAGAAGATGAAAGTAAAAAGAAACGCATACTCTTTTCTCCAAAATTATTGGCAAAACAAGTGTTTGCTGATCCATTGCTCACAAAAAACCTTCCTCCATTTATTACAGCAGCTACGGGAATGGATGCACTCACACATAATATGGAAGCTTACCTTGCTAAAAATTACCACCCAATGTGTGATGGAATTGCGCTACAAGGCATGAAACTGATTGCCGAATCTATAGTGCCAGCCACCCAACAGTCAGACCTGGAATCGAGAGCAAAAATGCTATTGGCTTCCATGATGGGGGCAATTGCCTTTCAAAAAGGCCTGGGCGTGGTACATAGTTTGGCACATCCATTATCCGGCCTTTTAGATACGCATCATGGTTTGGCCAATGCAGTTAACTTACCGTATGGAATGGCGTTTAATTACAATGGATTTGAAGATCGGTTTGATGATATGGCCATAGCTCTTGGGCTTGGTTATGGAAAAGGTGCTGAAATTCCAGAGTACCTATTTAAATTGAACGATGAATTGGGATTGCCGAAGAAGCTTGGTGAAATAGATGTAAAAGAAGCACATATTCCAGAATTGACAAGATTAGCAGTAGCAGACTTTTGTCATCCTAACAATCCAAAGCCTGTGAGCAGAGGTGATTTTGAAAAATTATACAGGGAAGCACTTTAG
- a CDS encoding S8 family serine peptidase, whose protein sequence is MLQKFGFLFFSLLLSIQVLASEIIVQLQKQQQFDSFFQQTQKTFPNLKFSKTLSKSWNIYLFEIPETQKEKCMKELSRWEMVQHIQPNRKASPRQTAPNDPGYAQQWHHNNTGINGGTAGADIQSELAWDFATGNSGVTARGDTIVIAIVDEGIDLQSSDLNLWKNYQEIPNNGIDDDGNGYIDDYNGWNAFAQNGVILVNNHGTTVAGAAAAIGNNNFGVCGVNWNVQIMPVAVADYSEAEIIGAYSYLFDQRKLYNQSNGAQGAYIVAANSSFGVDNAFEDEFPLWCSLYDSLGSVGILSVAATSNQLKNIDITGDIPSHCSSPYLIAVTSTNRNDQLSAAGFGKKHIDLGAPGTAIYTVRPNDQFGVSSGTSMAAPVVTGAASLFYAAGCDSFFLKPVDQALIIKQFILEGAEWLPGLIGKTKSNGRLNLFKGLELFLSDQCVSCLETNVLKSEITCPGDNDGTVNIQITQGQTPYTFQWNDVFSDSLRYGIKNGQYFITISDTNNCQKVIQLAFQNPDSLLLNLSSTPELNNEMDGTASVEILGGRPPYSYFWSNGDTLDSLSSLSSGWYYLSLRDQAGAGCLITDSVFVERNIVDGVASEFESISVYPNPASDRIRIEFSALAQVQLLDLSGNILQRHPVKDKKQLEISRAQLPPGIYFLKLTNATGQEAYHKIIFL, encoded by the coding sequence ATGCTCCAAAAATTCGGCTTTTTATTTTTTTCATTATTGCTGTCCATTCAAGTTTTGGCAAGTGAAATAATTGTGCAATTGCAGAAGCAACAGCAGTTCGACAGCTTTTTTCAACAGACACAAAAAACCTTTCCCAATCTTAAATTCTCCAAAACCCTCTCCAAATCCTGGAACATTTACCTCTTTGAAATTCCGGAAACACAGAAGGAAAAATGCATGAAGGAACTGAGCCGATGGGAAATGGTGCAACACATCCAGCCCAACAGAAAGGCATCTCCCCGCCAAACCGCTCCCAACGATCCGGGCTATGCCCAGCAATGGCACCACAACAATACAGGTATTAATGGAGGGACAGCAGGAGCTGATATTCAATCTGAACTGGCATGGGATTTTGCAACTGGAAATTCGGGGGTAACTGCCAGGGGCGATACCATTGTAATTGCCATAGTTGATGAAGGCATTGATCTGCAAAGCAGTGACCTGAACCTCTGGAAAAATTACCAGGAAATTCCCAACAATGGAATTGACGATGATGGCAATGGCTACATCGATGACTATAATGGCTGGAATGCTTTTGCGCAAAATGGCGTGATATTGGTCAACAATCACGGAACTACTGTAGCCGGAGCGGCTGCTGCCATTGGCAATAATAATTTTGGGGTTTGTGGTGTCAACTGGAATGTACAGATCATGCCGGTTGCTGTTGCGGATTATTCAGAAGCAGAAATTATTGGAGCCTATTCTTACCTTTTCGACCAACGGAAATTATACAATCAGAGCAATGGAGCGCAAGGGGCCTATATTGTTGCAGCCAATTCCTCTTTTGGTGTGGACAATGCTTTTGAAGATGAGTTTCCGCTTTGGTGCAGCCTTTATGATTCGCTTGGTTCGGTTGGAATTCTGAGTGTGGCCGCTACCAGCAACCAGCTAAAAAACATTGATATAACAGGTGACATTCCCTCCCATTGCAGCAGTCCATATTTAATAGCGGTAACAAGTACCAATCGCAATGACCAACTTTCAGCAGCAGGTTTTGGAAAGAAACACATAGACCTCGGGGCTCCGGGTACGGCCATTTACACTGTAAGACCCAATGACCAGTTTGGCGTCAGCAGTGGTACATCTATGGCAGCACCGGTGGTTACTGGCGCGGCTTCTTTGTTCTATGCTGCCGGCTGCGATTCGTTTTTCTTAAAACCTGTTGACCAGGCTTTGATCATAAAGCAATTTATCCTTGAAGGTGCAGAATGGCTGCCGGGTTTAATTGGCAAAACAAAAAGCAATGGCCGGCTGAATCTTTTCAAGGGCTTGGAACTATTCCTTTCAGATCAATGCGTTTCTTGCCTGGAAACAAATGTATTGAAATCAGAAATCACCTGCCCGGGCGACAATGACGGAACAGTGAATATCCAAATTACCCAGGGACAGACACCCTATACTTTCCAGTGGAATGATGTTTTTTCAGATTCACTGCGCTATGGGATTAAAAACGGACAATATTTTATCACCATTTCTGACACCAACAATTGCCAAAAAGTAATACAGTTGGCATTTCAAAATCCCGATTCACTGCTTTTAAATTTATCTTCCACTCCAGAGCTCAACAATGAAATGGATGGAACTGCTTCAGTTGAAATTTTAGGAGGAAGGCCACCCTACTCCTATTTCTGGTCCAATGGCGATACCCTGGATTCACTTTCCAGTTTGAGCAGCGGCTGGTATTATTTGAGCCTGCGCGATCAGGCCGGTGCAGGTTGCCTTATAACGGATTCCGTATTTGTAGAAAGAAATATTGTGGATGGTGTGGCTTCTGAATTTGAAAGCATAAGTGTTTACCCAAATCCGGCAAGCGACAGAATCAGGATTGAATTTTCAGCATTGGCACAGGTTCAATTATTGGATCTTTCTGGTAATATACTTCAGCGACATCCTGTAAAAGACAAAAAACAATTGGAAATTTCAAGAGCTCAATTGCCACCGGGTATTTATTTTTTAAAGCTTACAAATGCAACAGGCCAAGAAGCTTACCACAAAATTATTTTTCTTTAG
- the lptB gene encoding LPS export ABC transporter ATP-binding protein — protein sequence MMKLRAENLIKSYKGRRVVDKVTVEVEQGEVVGLLGPNGAGKTTTFYMTVGLIKPDGGQVFLDGEEITKLPMYKRAQLGIGYLPQEASVFRKLSIEDNIAAILEMTDLSKTEQKEKLERLIDEFGLDHVRKSEGNILSGGERRRTEIARALAVDPKFILLDEPFAGIDPIAVEDIQNIVEKLKFKNIGILITDHNVQETLSITDRAYLLFEGQILKSGNAEELAADPQVRKVYLGENFELKKKRKRVE from the coding sequence ATGATGAAGCTAAGAGCTGAAAACCTGATTAAAAGCTACAAAGGCCGCAGAGTGGTCGATAAAGTTACCGTAGAAGTAGAACAGGGAGAAGTAGTGGGACTGCTCGGGCCAAATGGAGCCGGGAAAACCACCACTTTTTACATGACTGTTGGTCTGATCAAACCCGATGGAGGCCAGGTATTTCTCGATGGTGAGGAAATTACAAAACTGCCTATGTACAAAAGGGCACAACTTGGTATTGGCTATTTGCCTCAGGAAGCATCGGTATTCAGGAAGTTATCCATAGAAGACAATATTGCAGCTATTTTGGAAATGACCGATTTGAGCAAAACCGAGCAAAAAGAAAAGCTGGAAAGGTTGATTGATGAATTTGGGCTTGATCATGTGCGCAAAAGTGAAGGCAATATACTTTCAGGTGGGGAGCGCAGAAGAACAGAAATTGCCCGTGCACTGGCTGTTGACCCTAAGTTTATACTATTGGATGAACCCTTTGCCGGAATTGACCCAATTGCCGTGGAAGACATTCAGAACATTGTTGAAAAGCTGAAATTCAAGAACATCGGCATTCTCATTACCGACCACAATGTGCAGGAAACCCTGTCCATTACCGATCGCGCCTATCTGCTTTTTGAAGGGCAAATACTGAAATCGGGCAATGCCGAGGAATTGGCTGCCGATCCACAAGTACGCAAAGTTTATCTGGGTGAGAATTTTGAACTAAAGAAGAAAAGGAAGAGGGTGGAGTAG